One window of Akkermansia biwaensis genomic DNA carries:
- the recO gene encoding DNA repair protein RecO gives MNTDATVLKLYPLGENGLIVVWCSEEGIIRTAAKGARKQSSPFAGRLDLFYQCRMQWTPAKTGDLHTLTTVDLISPRLSLRADYSRLSAAGYFARLFLQMLEPDTPIPEFYDLLQRAYAYLEKNVPSVRAVLHFEQELARLHGISHPGIPAHVILKSHFGKLPPQRERLLRELEPQSDRPE, from the coding sequence ATGAATACGGACGCCACCGTACTCAAGCTCTACCCGCTGGGGGAAAACGGCCTGATCGTCGTCTGGTGCTCCGAAGAAGGCATCATCAGAACGGCGGCCAAGGGAGCCAGAAAACAATCCAGCCCCTTTGCCGGACGGCTGGACCTCTTTTACCAGTGCCGCATGCAGTGGACTCCGGCGAAAACGGGCGACCTGCACACGCTGACCACCGTGGACCTCATTTCCCCGCGCCTTTCCCTCCGTGCAGACTACTCCCGGCTCTCCGCGGCAGGCTACTTCGCGCGCCTGTTCCTCCAAATGCTGGAACCGGACACGCCCATTCCGGAATTCTACGATCTCCTGCAAAGGGCATACGCCTATCTGGAAAAAAACGTGCCTTCCGTGCGGGCGGTCCTCCACTTTGAACAGGAACTCGCCCGGCTGCACGGCATTTCCCATCCCGGAATTCCCGCACACGTCATTCTGAAATCCCACTTCGGCAAACTGCCTCCGCAGCGGGAAAGACTGCTCAGGGAACTTGAACCGCAGAGCGATCGACCGGAATGA